CCGTGATCTCCCTCCCGTCCAGGAAGAGCCGGCTCCAGGAGAGGTGGTTGAGGCCGATCGTGCGGAGGCTGACGCGCTCCTCCGCCACCCCCAGCGCCCGCGCCACCCCGCGCTGCAGGCTGAGCGGCACGTTGCAGAGGCCGAAGGAGCGGACGGCGGGCTCGTGGCGGCGGATGGCCTCCGTCACCAGGCCCGAGGGGTTGGTGAAGTTGACCAGCCAGGCCTGCGGCGCCAGCTCGCGCACGTCGGCGGCCAGCTCGAGCGCCACCGGCACCGTCCGCAGCGCCAGGGCGAAGCCGCCCGGCCCGGTGGTCTCCTGGCCGACGACGCCGTGGCGGAGCGGGATCCGCTCGTCGAGGCGGCGCGCGGCCACCCCGCCGACGCGGAACTGGCTGATCACGAAGTCGGCGCCCTCCAGGGCGCGCCGCCGGTCGAAGGTGACCTCGATCCGCGCCGGGTGGCCCGCCCGCGCGAACATCCGCCGCACGAGCCCGGCCACCGCCTCCACCTTCTCCGCCCCCTCGGGCAGGTCGACCAGCACCAGCTCCGCCAGCGGCAGGCTCTCCCTGCGCCGCAGGAAGCCCTGCGCCAGCTCGGCGGTGTAGACGCTGCCTCCGCCGACCACCACCACCCGCACGAGCCGCACCCCCGCCCTCAGCTGGCCGCCGCGTCGACGTTGAAGTGGAGCGCGATGGGCGGCAGCACCTTGAAGGCCTCGGCCAGCTCGCAGCCGGCCCCGGCCCC
This DNA window, taken from Bacillota bacterium, encodes the following:
- a CDS encoding 6-phospho-beta-glucosidase (catalyzes the fromation of N-acetyl-D-glucosamine and N-acetyl-D-glucosamine-6-phosphate from diacetylchitobiose-6-phosphate); amino-acid sequence: MRLVRVVVVGGGSVYTAELAQGFLRRRESLPLAELVLVDLPEGAEKVEAVAGLVRRMFARAGHPARIEVTFDRRRALEGADFVISQFRVGGVAARRLDERIPLRHGVVGQETTGPGGFALALRTVPVALELAADVRELAPQAWLVNFTNPSGLVTEAIRRHEPAVRSFGLCNVPLSLQRGVARALGVAEERVSLRTIGLNHLSWSRLFLDGREIT